One Brassica napus cultivar Da-Ae chromosome A1, Da-Ae, whole genome shotgun sequence genomic region harbors:
- the LOC106364607 gene encoding uncharacterized protein LOC106364607 translates to MVGGYVTKRMMFLQLLTPILLLPLLISSSSVNSSENVGVCVSKGGRSHQPYELEGKLPESADLEFKDLNMCSMFHEKTCCSASQMFSASSALQNLATHGEASKDCLYLFELLECSICHPDVGVQPRPLRICASFCDTVFEACSDAYFNTSDASNQVIVPCVASEDTICQKASMLETNGTAFCEAVGFTVVQTADDSVEEPCYGSKSILVTVVPVVESLVKTVRLQDRRYELLILNLQMCLNRAGFVLASLIIYRLVYQLERDARR, encoded by the exons ATGGTTGGAGGATACGTAACGAAGAGGATGATGTTTCTGCAGCTTCTTACTCCGATTCTGTTGCTCCCTCTCTTGATCTCGTCTTCCTCTG TTAACTCGAGTGAGAACGTTGGAGTGTGTGtttccaaaggtggacgatctCATCAGCCTTACGAGTTAGAAGGAAAGCTTCCTGAGTCTGCTGATCTTGAGTTTAAGGATCTAAACATGTGTAGTATGTTCCACGAGAAGACTTGTTGCTCTGCTTCTCAGATGTTCTCTGCTTCATCAGCTCTCCAAAACCTAGCTACTCACGGAGAAGCTTCTAAAGATTGCTTGTACTTGTTTGAGCTTTTGGAATGTTCAATATGTCACCCTGATGTTGGAGTTCAGCCACGTCCTCTTCGCATTTGTGCCTCCTTCTGTGATACTGTCTTTGAAGCTTGCTCTGATGCTTACTTTAATACTAGTGATGCTAGTAATCAG GTTATAGTACCGTGTGTAGCAAGCGAAGATACCATCTGCCAGAAAGCTTCTATGTTGGAGACTAATGGCACAGCCTTCTGTGAAGCAGTGGGTTTCACTGTTGTTCAAACAGCTGATGATTCTGTAGAAGAGCCTTGTTACGGAAGCAAATCAATTTTAGTGACAGTGGTGCCTGTGGTGGAGTCACTCGTAAAGACTGTGCGGCTTCAAGATCGTAGGTACGAGCTGTTGATACTGAATCTACAGATGTGTTTGAATAGAGCAGGTTTTGTTCTAGCATCATTGATCATTTACAG GTTGGTTTATCAGCTGGAGAGGGATGCGAGAAGATGA
- the LOC106364618 gene encoding uncharacterized protein LOC106364618 has translation MGGFSTKKMMFQQLLTSVLLLHLLISSSSGALVNSSENGVCISKRGRPYELEGKLPKPGDLNLCNASHDKTCWSASLALQNLATHGEASKDCFYFYDLLECSICHPDVGVQSERLRICASFCDRVFEACSDAYFSTSDASNQVIVPCGASNGIICVKVFKWGTNGTSFCEAVGFTVDQTADVSACYGSSISSFGPAVKSLIKTENVGWFQDLKKLVREMTLVQQFSWVVTLIVLGKMLFNRWRYQQQMRAMIQRDARRLIRYMNGRICNSNFLIE, from the exons ATGGGAGGATTCTctacgaagaagatgatgtttcAGCAGCTTCTTACTTCAGTCCTGTTGCTTCATCTCTTGATCTCGTCTTCTTCTG GTGCACTAGTTAACTCAAGTGAGAACGGAGTATGTATTTCTAAAAGGGGACGACCATACGAGTTAGAAGGAAAGCTTCCCAAGCCTGGTGATCTAAACCTGTGTAATGCCTCCCATGACAAGACTTGCTGGTCTGCTTCATTAGCTCTCCAAAACCTAGCTACGCATGGAGAAGCTTCTAAAGATTGCTTCTACTTCTATGATCTTTTGGAATGTTCAATCTGTCATCCAGATGTTGGAGTTCAATCAGAACGTCTCCGCATTTGTGCCTCCTTCTGTGACAGAGTCTTCGAGGCTTGCTCAGATGCCTACTTTAGTACTAGTGATGCTAGTAATCAG GTTATAGTACCGTGTGGAGCAAGCAATGGTATCATCTGCGTGAAAGTTTTCAAGTGGGGGACTAATGGCACATCCTTTTGTGAAGCAGTGGGTTTCACTGTTGATCAAACAGCTGATGTTTCCGCTTGTTACGGAAGCAGCATATCAAGTTTTGGACCAGCGGTGAAGTCACTCATAAAGACTGAGAATGTTGGTTGGTTTCAAGATCTCAAGAAGCTAGTTAGAGAGATGACACTGGTCCAACAGTTCTCTTGGGTTGTAACACTTATTGTACTAGGAAAAATGCTCTTTAACAG GTGGCGTTATCAGCAGCAGATGCGAGCTATGATCCAGAGGGATGCGAGAAGATTGATAAGATACATGAATGGGAGGATTtgtaattcaaattttttaatagaatag
- the LOC111202894 gene encoding B3 domain-containing protein At2g33720-like, whose protein sequence is MVNTQVGGASMRPVRFSNAASRRQPIINKQHSVSSATRNEGVISLAHLRDKKAPGTELTLSINPDIWEIKKHLTVSDMRNNQTRLMLPKDDVVAHILDYLTDEERLMIEDANNRGLRIRVYDSDTESLHQLTLKKWHSSGSYVFISN, encoded by the exons ATGGTGAACACACAAGTTGGGGGAGCAAGCATGAGGCCTGTCCGTTTCTCTAACGCAGCATCGCGGCGGCAACCAATAATTAACAAACAG CACTCGGTTTCTTCTGCTACAAGAAACGAAGGAGTAATTAGTCTCGCGCACTTAAGGGACAAAAAGGCTCCAGGTACCGAGTTAACCCTCTCCATAAACCCTGATATATGGGAAATCAAGAAACATCTCACAGTGAGCGACATGAGAAACAACCAAACACGCCTTATGCTACCTAAGGATGATGTGGTTGCGCATATTCTGGACTACCTAACGGATGAAGAGCGCCTAATGATCGAAGATGCAAATAATCGAGGGTTGAGGATCAGAGTGTACGACAGCGATACTGAGTCTTTGCATCAGCTGACTTTGAAAAAGTGGCATTCAAGTGGAAGCTATGTGTTCATTAGCAATTGA